One genomic segment of Acanthochromis polyacanthus isolate Apoly-LR-REF ecotype Palm Island chromosome 9, KAUST_Apoly_ChrSc, whole genome shotgun sequence includes these proteins:
- the LOC110967997 gene encoding T-lymphocyte activation antigen CD86-like isoform X1 gives MFLTSSLTSQSVTMERTSFLWAVVLVSILVFMQGSSAVPRVFVQKGKDVLLEVPKSFAPQQNDILTWKFNASNNLVRFIPETVPKIFDNYAGRVSVTNFSVKLKNLQAADSGVYEARVSGDKDRTIAEYSVTVQDPVSPVELNVDSVLSRSDSCIINATCRTEDSDISSSFRCVNQTCDQDGGEQSKTTNSGASLSIYLSNVSIFCNHSNQVSWTENMKKIQDFCKLDPERHPLRTNVTPIVTPIVIVIVIVAIIIAVAIVRHRQKRRQYNTENTENTIYATPQAETTQTRDEISPSDASCVSPTSTYSLVGPHSRPVETRDKPLPESLYATVDKPAKVEKPARPCKNLQDIV, from the exons ATGTTTCTTACTTCCTCATTGACTTCACAGAGCGTTACGATGGAGCGCACTTCATTTTTATGGGCTGTTGTTCTGGTATCTATTCTGGTATTTATGCAAG GGTCCAGCGCTGTGCCTCGTGTGTTTGTGCAGAAGGGAAAAGATGTTCTTCTGGAAGTCCCAAAATCTTTTGCTCCTCAACAAAATGATATTCTTACATGGAAATTTAATGCAAGCAACAATTTAGTAAGATTTATTCCTGAGACAGTGCCAAAGATCTTTGATAATTACGCTGGAAGGGTTTCTGTGACAAATTTTTCTGTGAAACTGAAGAATTTACAAGCAGCCGACAGTGGAGTTTATGAAGCACGAGTGTCAGGGGACAAAGATCGAACAATAGCTGAATACAGCGTCACAGTTCAAG ATCCAGTGTCTCCAGTTGAGCTGAATGTGGACTCTGTGTTAAGCAGATCAGACTCTTGTATCATCAATGCAACCTGCAGAACAGAGGACTctgacatcagcagcagctttagaTGTGTTAATCAAACCTGTGATCAGGACGGAGGAGAACAATCAAAGACCACAAACTCTGGAGCTTCTCTCAGTATTTACCTGTCGAATGTATCGATCTTCTGCAACCACAGCAACCAGGTCAGCtggactgaaaacatgaaaaagattCAAGATTTCTGCAAACTAGATCCTG agCGTCATCCACTTCGCACCAACGTCACTCCCATTGTGACTCCGATTGTGATTGTGATTGTGATTGTTGCCATCATAATTGCTGTTGCAATTGTACGTCATCGTCAAAAGAGGAGACAAT ATAACACAGAGAACACTGAAAATACAATCTATGCAACTCCTCAG GCTGAAACTACCCAAACTCGGGATGAGATTTCACCCAGTGATGCTTCATGTGTGTCTCCAACGTCCACCTACAGCTTGGTAGGGCCTCACTCTAGACCTGTTGAAACAAGAGACAAACCACTGCCAGAGAGCCTGTATGCTACAGTAGATAAGCCAGCCAAGGTAGAGAAGCCAGCCAGGCCCTGCAAAAATCTTCAGGATATAGTGTAG
- the LOC110967997 gene encoding uncharacterized protein LOC110967997 isoform X3, protein MFLTSSLTSQSVTMERTSFLWAVVLVSILVFMQGSSAVPRVFVQKGKDVLLEVPKSFAPQQNDILTWKFNASNNLVRFIPETVPKIFDNYAGRVSVTNFSVKLKNLQAADSGVYEARVSGDKDRTIAEYSVTVQDPVSPVELNVDSVLSRSDSCIINATCRTEDSDISSSFRCVNQTCDQDGGEQSKTTNSGASLSIYLSNVSIFCNHSNQVSWTENMKKIQDFCKLDPERHPLRTNVTPIVTPIVIVIVIVAIIIAVAIVRHRQKRRQYNTENTENTIYATPQDSLQSCISRCSCFGFFFCLPHAFVPHRAASLCSDALDPTNLLNFQMHHDPSTQT, encoded by the exons ATGTTTCTTACTTCCTCATTGACTTCACAGAGCGTTACGATGGAGCGCACTTCATTTTTATGGGCTGTTGTTCTGGTATCTATTCTGGTATTTATGCAAG GGTCCAGCGCTGTGCCTCGTGTGTTTGTGCAGAAGGGAAAAGATGTTCTTCTGGAAGTCCCAAAATCTTTTGCTCCTCAACAAAATGATATTCTTACATGGAAATTTAATGCAAGCAACAATTTAGTAAGATTTATTCCTGAGACAGTGCCAAAGATCTTTGATAATTACGCTGGAAGGGTTTCTGTGACAAATTTTTCTGTGAAACTGAAGAATTTACAAGCAGCCGACAGTGGAGTTTATGAAGCACGAGTGTCAGGGGACAAAGATCGAACAATAGCTGAATACAGCGTCACAGTTCAAG ATCCAGTGTCTCCAGTTGAGCTGAATGTGGACTCTGTGTTAAGCAGATCAGACTCTTGTATCATCAATGCAACCTGCAGAACAGAGGACTctgacatcagcagcagctttagaTGTGTTAATCAAACCTGTGATCAGGACGGAGGAGAACAATCAAAGACCACAAACTCTGGAGCTTCTCTCAGTATTTACCTGTCGAATGTATCGATCTTCTGCAACCACAGCAACCAGGTCAGCtggactgaaaacatgaaaaagattCAAGATTTCTGCAAACTAGATCCTG agCGTCATCCACTTCGCACCAACGTCACTCCCATTGTGACTCCGATTGTGATTGTGATTGTGATTGTTGCCATCATAATTGCTGTTGCAATTGTACGTCATCGTCAAAAGAGGAGACAAT ATAACACAGAGAACACTGAAAATACAATCTATGCAACTCCTCAG GATTCCTTGCAAAGCTGCATCAGTCGCTGTTCCTGCTTTGGCTTTTTCTTCTGCCTGCCACATGCTTTTGTCCCTCATCGTGCTGCCTCCTTGTGCTCGGATGCTTTGGATCCAACAAACTTGTTGAATTTCCAGATGCACCACGACCCATCTACCCAGACTTAG